In Rhodococcus sp. OK302, one genomic interval encodes:
- a CDS encoding HNH endonuclease signature motif containing protein, translating into MGNREAWQLDGEGLKAEVLDLVRARHDMQSRMVHLVVEMFTRDALPDTGFRAIAQWLHRSTNLEIGECSQLVSLARLFMLEPVVAQSFHDGDIDMQKARQVAQFCQRPPKNMHIADIEKAREILLDLASKKVSDCEAVRAAIRRIEKKYGNRDDGVPIGEDSERNEFYASKGLYGRVSVKGDLDAVNGARLIALLSGLSKPTPEIDGVKDLRTPALRRADGFCELLRRFEMAGLGPVEGGVKPHLTITATAKDLTDLQALKDLLPSTEELGYAITNWAGPISLDSARMLACDCMVTRILLDKNGVPLNHGLDERTATVPQRRALAVRDGGCAFPGCGTPPGWCDAHHIVHWIDSGPTDFDNLILLCGHHHRLLHHTEWSVEIGDDRKTRFYPPMSVDPYQVPISGNSPPTAA; encoded by the coding sequence ATGGGAAATCGGGAAGCGTGGCAACTGGACGGTGAGGGTCTCAAGGCGGAGGTTCTCGACCTGGTCCGCGCCCGCCATGACATGCAATCGCGCATGGTGCACCTCGTTGTCGAGATGTTCACGCGTGATGCTCTCCCGGATACGGGCTTTCGGGCTATCGCCCAGTGGTTGCACCGGTCCACCAATCTCGAGATCGGCGAATGCAGCCAACTGGTCAGCCTCGCACGGTTGTTCATGCTTGAACCTGTAGTCGCACAGTCCTTTCACGATGGTGACATCGATATGCAGAAGGCCCGTCAGGTGGCACAGTTCTGCCAGCGCCCACCCAAGAATATGCATATCGCGGACATCGAAAAGGCTCGGGAAATCCTTCTGGACCTCGCCTCGAAAAAAGTTTCCGACTGCGAGGCAGTCCGAGCAGCCATCCGGCGCATCGAAAAGAAGTACGGCAACCGCGACGACGGCGTCCCCATCGGAGAGGATTCCGAGCGCAACGAGTTCTATGCCTCGAAAGGTTTGTACGGCCGCGTCAGCGTCAAAGGCGACCTCGACGCCGTCAACGGAGCCCGCCTCATTGCCCTACTGTCCGGACTCTCGAAGCCGACTCCCGAAATCGACGGTGTGAAAGATCTTCGCACCCCGGCACTTCGACGGGCTGACGGTTTCTGTGAACTACTGCGCCGCTTCGAGATGGCCGGCCTCGGCCCCGTCGAAGGTGGCGTCAAACCGCACCTGACGATTACTGCTACCGCGAAAGACCTCACGGACCTGCAGGCATTGAAAGACCTTTTGCCGTCCACTGAGGAACTCGGGTATGCGATCACCAACTGGGCCGGGCCTATCAGCCTCGACAGCGCCCGCATGCTGGCCTGCGATTGTATGGTCACCCGAATCCTGCTCGATAAGAACGGTGTTCCGCTCAATCATGGGCTCGACGAGCGAACCGCGACGGTCCCGCAGCGGCGAGCTTTGGCTGTCAGGGATGGCGGATGCGCGTTTCCCGGCTGCGGCACTCCGCCCGGATGGTGCGACGCCCACCATATTGTTCATTGGATAGACAGTGGTCCAACGGATTTCGACAATCTCATACTTTTGTGCGGTCACCATCATCGGTTGCTGCACCATACCGAGTGGAGTGTCGAGATCGGGGATGATCGGAAAACTCGGTTCTATCCACCGATGTCGGTAGATCCGTATCAGGTTCCGATATCGGGGAACAGTCCGCCGACAGCAGCCTGA
- a CDS encoding SDR family NAD(P)-dependent oxidoreductase has translation MEIKGTAALVTGAASGLGAATAKRLAEAGATVFGLDLPASIERAGDNVPAGVTLIPTDVTSGEEVEAAIKQIVESGSPLRIVVNCAGVGWAGRILSKNGPHDLELFRTVITVNLLGTFNVMRLAADAMSKTDTVDESGQRGVVINTASVAAFEGQIGQIAYSASKGGVHGMTVPAARDLAQFGIRVNTIAPGIIDTPMLAGVTDEYRKGLEAGVPFPSRLGQPSEYAQLAQMIVEHDYLNGETIRMDGALRMTPR, from the coding sequence GTGGAAATCAAGGGAACCGCAGCACTGGTCACCGGCGCAGCGTCGGGCCTCGGCGCAGCAACCGCCAAGCGCCTCGCCGAGGCCGGAGCCACCGTCTTCGGCTTGGACCTGCCCGCCTCCATCGAGCGTGCCGGCGACAATGTCCCCGCAGGTGTCACGCTCATCCCCACGGACGTGACCAGCGGCGAAGAGGTCGAAGCTGCAATCAAGCAGATCGTCGAGTCGGGTTCACCCCTGCGCATTGTCGTCAACTGCGCCGGTGTCGGCTGGGCCGGTCGCATCCTGTCCAAGAACGGCCCGCATGACCTGGAACTGTTCCGCACGGTCATCACCGTCAACCTGCTGGGCACGTTCAACGTGATGCGCCTGGCTGCCGACGCTATGTCCAAGACGGACACCGTCGACGAGTCCGGTCAGCGCGGCGTTGTCATCAACACCGCTTCCGTTGCCGCGTTCGAGGGCCAGATCGGCCAAATCGCGTACTCCGCCTCCAAGGGCGGCGTGCACGGCATGACGGTTCCCGCTGCCCGCGACCTCGCGCAGTTCGGCATCCGCGTCAACACGATTGCTCCCGGCATCATCGACACCCCGATGCTCGCGGGAGTCACGGACGAGTACCGCAAGGGTCTCGAAGCCGGCGTTCCGTTCCCGTCTCGTCTGGGCCAGCCGTCGGAGTACGCGCAGCTCGCGCAGATGATCGTCGAGCACGATTACCTCAACGGTGAGACCATCCGCATGGATGGCGCTCTCCGCATGACGCCGCGCTAG
- a CDS encoding TM0106 family RecB-like putative nuclease → MIDSGALTRCRHRVRLDGLFPGKSASEPVDTGVKQRQESAIAKRAEIADLVISADPERWVRIDSDQSTAAQARDTLAACEAGADRIWGAVLPVERDTGRKGRCEMLIRDVDGGGYIPVIVVNHKVTDPGQGAITSGLFEWEPETDPKRKVRSQVRDQMRVAQVYRMLERRGLASPSLQAGAVGYNGDCILVYDLSAILEDYDERYDDRIAVARGEILTSPSQISECKSCPWWTECKQELVRNRDVSLVAVGSRAELLRDAGCNTIDQLAAWEGEPLEDWPHGNFDDAVVIAKAWLVGAPLVRRFEEISVTRADIEIDVDMESYQEHGAYLWGTLLNVGGFSMYRGFATWDPLPTRDEARSFAEFWGWLMAERAAAAASGKTFAAYCYSRSAEDKWLLDSARRFAGEPGIPTKDEIREFIDSPQWVDIYQAVSDQFICPEGKGLKKVAPVAGFNWRDAEAGGEASMAWYREAVGYDGEPDESQRTRILQYNEDDVIATKVLREWMTDRAVKEIPLASDL, encoded by the coding sequence CTGATCGATTCGGGAGCGTTGACTCGTTGCCGCCACCGGGTCCGTCTCGACGGACTATTTCCGGGGAAGTCGGCGTCGGAACCTGTCGATACCGGAGTCAAGCAACGTCAGGAATCGGCGATCGCCAAGCGCGCCGAGATCGCGGATCTCGTGATCAGCGCGGATCCGGAGCGGTGGGTGCGCATCGATTCCGACCAGTCCACGGCAGCGCAGGCCCGCGACACCCTCGCGGCCTGTGAGGCCGGCGCCGACAGAATCTGGGGCGCGGTGCTGCCCGTCGAGCGCGACACCGGGCGCAAGGGTCGTTGCGAAATGCTCATCCGCGACGTCGACGGTGGCGGCTACATCCCGGTGATCGTCGTCAACCACAAAGTCACCGATCCCGGGCAGGGCGCAATCACGTCGGGATTGTTCGAGTGGGAGCCCGAGACGGATCCGAAGCGCAAGGTCCGAAGCCAGGTCCGCGACCAGATGCGTGTCGCCCAGGTTTATCGAATGCTCGAGCGCCGGGGACTGGCGAGTCCGTCGTTGCAAGCCGGTGCCGTCGGCTACAACGGCGACTGCATTCTCGTGTACGACCTGAGTGCGATTCTCGAGGACTACGACGAGCGTTACGACGACAGAATTGCCGTGGCGCGCGGTGAGATCTTGACCTCGCCTTCGCAGATCAGTGAGTGCAAATCGTGCCCGTGGTGGACGGAATGCAAGCAAGAATTGGTTCGCAATCGGGATGTCAGTCTGGTGGCCGTCGGCTCGCGGGCCGAGCTGCTGCGTGACGCCGGGTGCAACACCATCGATCAACTTGCCGCGTGGGAAGGCGAGCCGCTCGAGGATTGGCCGCACGGGAACTTCGACGACGCCGTCGTGATCGCGAAAGCCTGGCTGGTGGGCGCTCCGTTGGTGCGACGCTTCGAGGAAATTTCGGTGACTCGCGCCGATATCGAAATCGATGTCGACATGGAGAGCTACCAGGAGCACGGTGCCTACCTGTGGGGGACTTTGCTCAATGTTGGTGGCTTCTCGATGTATCGAGGTTTCGCGACGTGGGATCCGTTGCCGACGCGTGACGAGGCGCGGTCGTTCGCCGAATTCTGGGGTTGGTTGATGGCGGAGCGTGCTGCTGCTGCTGCTTCCGGTAAAACCTTTGCCGCATACTGCTATTCGCGATCAGCTGAGGACAAGTGGTTGTTGGATTCGGCTCGAAGATTTGCCGGAGAACCGGGCATACCAACCAAAGACGAGATCCGAGAGTTCATCGACAGCCCACAATGGGTGGATATCTATCAGGCAGTCAGCGATCAGTTCATCTGCCCAGAAGGTAAGGGGCTCAAGAAGGTTGCTCCGGTTGCAGGATTCAATTGGCGTGACGCCGAGGCCGGCGGCGAGGCGTCCATGGCCTGGTACCGCGAAGCAGTCGGTTACGACGGAGAGCCCGACGAGTCGCAACGGACACGGATCCTGCAGTACAACGAGGACGACGTCATCGCCACCAAGGTCCTACGTGAATGGATGACTGATCGTGCGGTGAAGGAGATTCCCTTGGCGTCGGATCTCTGA
- a CDS encoding NADAR family protein, with protein MEQRQWQLGELPTPVINSFVGDHEYMSNLYPAPTLYRGQLFPSSEHAYAAAKTLDQRVIRAILSTDDPAEAKKLGRSAELIADWEAMKFRVMESVVGAKFTYNLELADQLRTTSGSLLVEGNIWHDQIWGSCSCSRHRDIPGENALGIILMGVRMRLGAV; from the coding sequence ATGGAGCAACGTCAGTGGCAGCTGGGAGAGCTTCCGACCCCGGTCATCAATTCTTTCGTCGGCGACCACGAATACATGTCAAACCTGTATCCCGCACCTACCCTCTATCGGGGTCAACTTTTCCCTTCGAGCGAGCATGCCTATGCTGCGGCGAAAACGTTGGATCAGAGGGTGATCCGGGCGATTCTCTCCACCGATGATCCAGCTGAGGCAAAGAAGCTCGGTCGCAGTGCCGAGCTGATTGCTGACTGGGAAGCAATGAAGTTTCGGGTGATGGAATCTGTTGTCGGTGCAAAGTTCACCTACAATCTTGAACTTGCAGATCAGCTCCGCACGACATCAGGCTCACTGCTCGTCGAAGGCAACATCTGGCATGACCAGATCTGGGGGAGCTGTAGTTGCTCGCGGCATCGAGACATTCCGGGTGAGAACGCACTCGGCATCATCCTCATGGGGGTCAGAATGAGGTTGGGTGCCGTGTAG
- a CDS encoding putative bifunctional diguanylate cyclase/phosphodiesterase produces the protein MSSNVDTGGAVSELSEIEQQDLFARQMGQATTVAPLSNIANIFSLCALLMYVVPSDHQNFRILWGAAAILVAGNSVRVWLPRSKYVSVWRARAHTTRYDYWALMIEVILLGVLMTIFAAKMLPVVDGPRRMVLTATIAGLMGAGAVALSTVRSISLAWILVHGLGLLLVILLRPEVEYRYLAFQLVMYTFALCVAAVYLSSSFRARCLAEFEAAAERETVGLLLDDFEGGSRDWLWEVGIDGKMSRASTRLSQVSGIPVAELRELTFRRLLERLEIGSTRGGAQALEALVGHLEALVPFRDVVVPVRVDDGDRWWSLSGNPLVAQDGSNRGWRGIGSDITEKYNFEQKILWLAATDALTGLPNRRAFSEELDAALDSTRIDQHVHVAILDLDNFKSVNDTLGHSVGDKLLIAVAARLDEVAEKGLCARIGGDEFGLIHRSPAEDISTARFADYLEALREPFLVNGNRIEVRASIGYASSPVDSEESDGLVMFADLALYDAKAAGRDRVGRFSAVLRARASERAVALQELGRAIEAREFELYYQPQIHAATGRIEGFEALLRWNHPDRGMLAPGHFIDVAEETGLIVPLGVQVLEMACAAAMTWPDDILVAVNVSPMQLASLDFGAEVAQALAKSGLPGSRLQLEITETGTVDDRAVAQLVAFRGSGISIALDDFGTGYSSFETVRRLPLDVLKIDRLFVSELHQDSAVVESLVEVSRSMGIRSLAEGVETVGQLDQLRSAGCELIQGFYISRPLPESKVADYLENNRATAGFPGSGP, from the coding sequence ATGTCGAGCAACGTGGACACCGGTGGAGCCGTATCCGAATTGTCGGAAATCGAGCAGCAAGATCTCTTTGCGAGGCAAATGGGCCAAGCGACAACTGTTGCACCACTATCCAACATTGCCAATATCTTCAGCTTGTGTGCGCTGCTGATGTACGTCGTACCGTCGGACCATCAGAACTTCCGAATACTCTGGGGAGCCGCCGCCATTTTGGTGGCAGGAAATTCGGTTCGAGTATGGCTGCCGCGGAGTAAGTATGTCTCCGTGTGGCGTGCACGGGCGCACACAACTCGGTACGACTACTGGGCGCTGATGATCGAGGTGATCCTTCTCGGGGTTCTCATGACCATCTTTGCCGCAAAAATGCTTCCGGTCGTGGATGGCCCTCGCCGAATGGTGTTGACGGCCACGATAGCCGGGCTCATGGGCGCCGGCGCCGTGGCTCTGTCGACGGTTCGATCCATTAGTTTGGCGTGGATCCTCGTGCACGGGCTAGGCCTCCTGCTCGTTATACTCCTGAGGCCTGAAGTGGAATATCGTTATCTGGCATTCCAACTCGTCATGTACACGTTTGCATTGTGTGTTGCGGCGGTGTATCTCTCGTCTTCGTTCCGGGCTCGTTGTCTTGCAGAATTCGAGGCTGCGGCGGAGCGCGAAACGGTGGGACTGCTCCTCGATGACTTTGAGGGCGGATCGCGCGATTGGCTCTGGGAAGTCGGCATCGACGGCAAAATGTCGCGCGCTTCGACGCGACTGTCGCAGGTATCAGGAATTCCTGTCGCGGAGTTGCGGGAGCTCACCTTTCGCAGACTCCTCGAACGGCTCGAGATCGGATCCACCCGGGGTGGAGCACAGGCACTGGAGGCGCTGGTTGGCCACCTCGAAGCACTGGTTCCGTTCCGTGACGTGGTTGTTCCGGTTCGTGTGGACGACGGCGATCGATGGTGGTCGTTGTCAGGTAATCCGCTAGTTGCCCAAGACGGTTCGAACCGTGGCTGGCGTGGAATTGGATCGGACATAACGGAAAAATACAATTTTGAACAGAAGATCTTGTGGCTCGCGGCAACCGACGCATTGACCGGGCTGCCGAACCGGAGAGCATTCAGCGAAGAACTCGACGCTGCGCTCGACAGCACTCGGATCGACCAGCATGTTCACGTCGCCATTCTCGACCTCGACAACTTCAAATCCGTCAACGACACACTGGGGCATTCGGTCGGTGACAAACTGCTGATCGCAGTCGCGGCGAGGTTGGATGAAGTAGCCGAGAAAGGTCTCTGTGCTCGCATCGGTGGAGACGAGTTCGGGCTTATTCACCGTTCCCCGGCAGAAGACATCAGCACAGCTCGGTTTGCAGACTATCTGGAGGCATTGCGTGAACCGTTCCTGGTGAATGGCAACAGAATCGAAGTGCGCGCAAGCATCGGATATGCCAGCAGCCCAGTTGATTCCGAAGAATCGGATGGTTTGGTGATGTTCGCTGACTTGGCGTTGTACGACGCAAAAGCTGCGGGCCGGGATCGCGTCGGCAGGTTTTCGGCGGTCCTTCGAGCGCGGGCCAGCGAGCGGGCGGTTGCGTTGCAAGAGCTGGGGCGGGCCATCGAGGCGCGTGAATTCGAGCTGTACTACCAACCTCAAATCCATGCGGCAACAGGCCGAATCGAGGGGTTCGAGGCGTTGCTGCGCTGGAACCACCCGGACCGGGGAATGCTGGCACCGGGTCATTTCATCGACGTCGCCGAAGAAACCGGACTGATTGTCCCGCTCGGTGTGCAGGTATTGGAAATGGCTTGTGCCGCAGCTATGACCTGGCCCGACGACATTCTGGTCGCGGTTAATGTTTCACCAATGCAATTGGCGTCCTTGGATTTTGGTGCGGAAGTGGCGCAAGCACTTGCCAAATCAGGGCTTCCGGGGTCCCGACTACAGCTCGAGATCACCGAAACCGGTACCGTCGACGATCGCGCTGTCGCGCAGCTGGTCGCGTTCCGCGGATCTGGAATATCGATTGCACTCGACGACTTCGGTACGGGCTATTCATCTTTCGAGACCGTCCGGCGACTACCTCTCGACGTGCTGAAGATCGACCGACTATTCGTCTCGGAACTGCACCAAGACTCCGCCGTCGTCGAGTCGCTTGTCGAAGTTTCCCGTTCGATGGGGATCAGGTCCCTCGCCGAAGGAGTAGAAACAGTAGGGCAACTCGATCAACTTCGTTCTGCCGGTTGTGAACTCATCCAAGGCTTTTACATCAGCCGTCCGCTTCCGGAATCCAAAGTTGCGGACTACCTGGAAAACAACAGGGCCACTGCAGGTTTCCCTGGCAGTGGCCCCTAG
- a CDS encoding DUF6308 family protein, which yields MDEADQVSIRLPRVLRDGDDAGALDVLEEYFTRAVPKTGYLRTGALWDSWDPSGTRARDTDVFTAEDLVAVTFLSVQVPAQGVFVLLGDENAKLNQLLAAVGPDRDLVDESEPMTEESPTGRLETALRDIHGVGRIVASKLIARKRPRLYPIYDDVLGRELRTKSAHVEPVRQAMRERDGELHRKLLDLRNRAEIDESVPAVRILDVLAWMQGKGYKPNLT from the coding sequence GTGGACGAGGCTGATCAGGTGTCGATCCGGTTGCCGCGAGTTTTGCGCGATGGCGACGACGCCGGGGCGCTCGACGTGCTCGAGGAGTACTTCACGAGGGCAGTCCCGAAGACCGGCTATCTGCGGACCGGTGCGCTGTGGGATTCATGGGATCCCAGCGGTACCCGTGCGCGCGATACCGATGTTTTCACTGCGGAAGATCTTGTCGCCGTGACATTCCTGTCTGTGCAGGTGCCCGCGCAAGGTGTATTCGTTCTGCTCGGAGACGAGAACGCGAAACTGAACCAACTCCTGGCTGCTGTCGGTCCGGACCGCGACCTGGTCGACGAGTCCGAGCCGATGACGGAAGAATCCCCGACAGGACGGCTGGAAACAGCCTTGCGGGACATCCATGGCGTCGGCCGCATCGTGGCGTCCAAGCTCATTGCACGTAAGCGCCCCAGGCTCTACCCGATTTACGACGATGTCTTGGGCCGCGAACTCCGGACAAAATCTGCTCACGTGGAACCGGTGCGACAGGCGATGCGGGAGCGCGACGGTGAACTGCATCGGAAGCTGCTCGACCTGCGTAACCGTGCGGAGATCGACGAGTCAGTGCCGGCGGTGCGGATCCTGGACGTGCTGGCCTGGATGCAAGGTAAGGGCTACAAGCCGAATCTGACGTAG
- a CDS encoding TPR repeat region-containing protein — translation MIAEVRISSASRLECGDTAAIPASQMEYLNQLSRSLDGKTPQQIEDLLSKLPPDARAFTHLVRPRGGTDESRHTARLDGSGDSLQQSIIGKKPSAVPQRCSRC, via the coding sequence GTGATTGCAGAGGTACGTATTTCGTCGGCTTCTCGGCTGGAATGTGGTGATACCGCGGCAATTCCGGCTTCGCAGATGGAATACCTCAACCAACTCAGTCGGTCGCTGGACGGCAAAACGCCTCAGCAGATCGAGGACCTGCTCTCGAAACTGCCACCGGATGCGCGGGCGTTCACGCATCTTGTCCGGCCGCGGGGCGGAACTGATGAGAGCAGGCATACTGCACGGCTTGATGGATCGGGAGATTCCTTGCAGCAGTCCATTATTGGGAAGAAGCCGAGTGCTGTGCCGCAACGATGCTCAAGATGCTGA
- a CDS encoding TPR repeat region-containing protein, giving the protein MAIDTAASNNFSVSESLVLTDSSAEPDAARVALMQECQRELTDKANAAETADNDLRSSLAAARDGLRVKFTSAATSGGQQGKSDFDAMAKHPESMTPEQLQRISESGHLTPEQAAALERGDTATIPASQMEYLNQLSRSLDGKSPQQIEDLLSKLPPDARASVANSLQILSNEHVTASVEGDSEIPTKGGLDVLPDKMRESLTRDDLVTGDFQVSGQSFIRTVELNGVADNLAIADIVAMGDDQYKTGSELDKSLLEVGRQYLNAEVAQEQLRPSERAGFFADGGSPDKGLTERIFAAVGDDKVAVDAAVNNPENGSDFVKDVLSHNWTDDGKAASTLFDFPDGDATVENPNDPTDVATATRSGSIMSAVGEAVSTGDAWKLLSNVPEADRQSVGQLNPDLLQTVSSSMSPYVSHLAGAVPENLPGFDTDGWADPDGMQHYTGSANVFALMNTDETAGTNFTQAAYQEMLAKQGEYALNPMGESVVNNLDTAGTLAGLADVGLLRGTQDGYDDTAAQAAEMYARKNNAYGALMSLGTLGIGNLSGGDYINAMLGAGGDPLKESIIGAQPTGADSAKLSGFDSAKQAYNILNAAPELPPEFKTYDWAFNHDGTLKSWDDLQVSAGNNKAKLGDINTMFSTFGRPSDSHYSRMQDSYDKATFYDH; this is encoded by the coding sequence TTGGCAATCGATACAGCGGCTAGCAACAATTTCTCGGTCTCTGAATCCCTTGTGCTCACTGACTCGAGCGCAGAACCGGACGCCGCTCGCGTGGCGTTGATGCAGGAATGTCAACGTGAACTTACCGACAAGGCAAATGCGGCAGAAACAGCCGACAACGACCTCCGAAGTTCCCTGGCAGCTGCGCGTGACGGATTGCGGGTGAAATTCACTTCGGCAGCTACGTCGGGTGGACAACAGGGTAAGAGTGATTTTGATGCGATGGCCAAGCATCCGGAGTCGATGACGCCGGAGCAACTGCAGCGGATTTCGGAAAGCGGGCACTTGACGCCGGAGCAGGCTGCTGCATTGGAACGCGGTGATACCGCGACAATTCCGGCTTCGCAGATGGAATACCTCAACCAACTCAGTCGGTCGCTGGACGGCAAATCGCCTCAGCAGATCGAAGACCTGCTCTCGAAACTGCCACCGGATGCGCGGGCGTCGGTCGCCAACTCGTTGCAGATTCTCTCCAACGAGCACGTGACCGCGTCGGTGGAAGGTGATTCCGAAATTCCGACGAAGGGCGGACTGGACGTACTGCCGGACAAGATGCGTGAATCGTTGACTCGGGATGACTTGGTTACGGGCGACTTCCAGGTCAGTGGCCAGAGCTTCATCCGTACAGTCGAACTCAATGGTGTTGCCGACAATCTGGCTATCGCTGACATCGTCGCGATGGGTGACGATCAATACAAGACCGGCAGTGAACTCGATAAGTCGCTGTTGGAGGTTGGTAGGCAGTATCTGAATGCGGAGGTCGCTCAGGAGCAGCTCAGGCCCTCTGAGCGAGCCGGCTTCTTTGCCGACGGGGGCAGTCCGGACAAGGGGCTCACCGAGCGGATCTTCGCCGCTGTGGGAGATGACAAGGTTGCTGTCGATGCTGCTGTGAACAATCCCGAGAACGGCAGTGATTTTGTGAAGGATGTGCTGTCGCACAACTGGACTGACGACGGCAAGGCTGCGTCGACGCTCTTCGATTTCCCGGATGGTGATGCCACGGTGGAGAATCCGAATGACCCGACGGATGTGGCGACGGCAACTCGTTCCGGCAGCATCATGTCAGCTGTTGGTGAGGCGGTCAGTACCGGCGATGCGTGGAAACTGTTGTCGAATGTTCCCGAAGCTGATCGTCAGTCGGTTGGTCAGCTCAATCCTGATTTGTTGCAGACAGTTTCGAGCAGTATGAGCCCGTATGTGTCCCATCTGGCTGGGGCAGTTCCTGAGAACCTTCCCGGTTTCGACACTGATGGATGGGCTGATCCGGACGGGATGCAGCATTACACTGGTTCGGCAAACGTGTTCGCGTTGATGAATACCGATGAAACAGCTGGGACGAATTTTACGCAAGCGGCGTATCAGGAGATGCTCGCGAAGCAGGGTGAGTATGCGCTGAACCCTATGGGTGAAAGCGTAGTCAACAATTTGGATACTGCTGGAACCCTTGCCGGACTGGCTGATGTCGGGTTGCTTCGCGGCACCCAGGATGGTTACGACGATACGGCAGCGCAGGCAGCCGAAATGTATGCGCGTAAGAACAATGCGTACGGTGCTTTGATGAGCCTCGGAACGTTGGGGATCGGCAACCTATCCGGCGGGGATTACATCAATGCCATGCTCGGTGCCGGGGGAGATCCGTTGAAGGAGTCGATAATCGGTGCGCAACCTACAGGTGCTGATTCGGCTAAACTTTCAGGTTTCGATTCAGCTAAACAGGCTTACAATATTTTGAATGCTGCGCCAGAATTGCCGCCTGAATTCAAGACCTACGATTGGGCATTCAATCATGACGGAACCTTGAAGTCATGGGATGATCTTCAGGTTTCGGCCGGGAATAATAAGGCTAAGTTAGGTGACATCAACACGATGTTCTCGACGTTCGGTCGTCCAAGCGATAGTCATTATTCGAGAATGCAGGACAGCTATGACAAGGCGACATTCTATGATCACTAG